A region from the Aegilops tauschii subsp. strangulata cultivar AL8/78 chromosome 5, Aet v6.0, whole genome shotgun sequence genome encodes:
- the LOC109772476 gene encoding uncharacterized protein translates to MGDDGAKAVTTTIVRLRELLHKWALGARGDADDGEEEEETHAPAAGAGAGAGGAPPSIPPFVLRRLTRTVTVDSDDESCHSPEAAPDVPRGYCPVYVGPEQRRFVIPTGYLGHPVFRLLLEKAEEEFGFRHEGALAIPCDTEAFKYILQCVERHDKGLAADDVDVDEEGNLRTVLEPASSVRDVS, encoded by the exons ATGGGCGACGACGGCGCCAAGGCGGTCACCACGACGATCGTGCGGCTGCGGGAGCTGCTGCACAAGTGGGCGCTCGGTGCCAGAGGCGACGCcgacgacggcgaggaggaggaggagacgcacgcgccggcggcgggggcgggaGCGGGAGCGGGAGGTGCGCCGCCGTCGATCCCGCCGTTCGTGCTGCGGCGGCTAACGAGGACGGTGACGGTGGACTCGGACGACGAGAGCTGCCACAGCCCGGAGGCGGCGCCGGACGTGCCCAGGGGTTACTGCCCGGTGTACGTGGGGCCGGAGCAGCGGCGGTTCGTGATCCCGACCGGCTACCTGGGGCACCCCGTGTTCCGGCTCCTCCTGGAGAAGGCCGAGGAGGAGTTCGGGTTCCGGCACGAGGGCGCGCTGGCCATCCCCTGCGACACCGAGGCCTTCAAGTACATCCTCCAGTGCGTCGAGCGCCACGACAAGGGCCTCGCCGCCGACGACGTCGACGTCGACG AAGAAGGGAACCTGCGCACTGTGCTAGAGCCAGCGTCGTCAGTTCGTGATGTTTCGTAG